A DNA window from Streptomyces sp. B21-083 contains the following coding sequences:
- a CDS encoding DUF1918 domain-containing protein, whose product MRAIVGDQLVQHGRVVGQHDQVTEVVEVMGQEGTPPYRVRFPDGHEAVMSPGPDCQVRHKDSDR is encoded by the coding sequence ATGCGCGCAATCGTGGGCGACCAGCTTGTCCAGCACGGCAGGGTGGTCGGCCAGCACGACCAGGTCACGGAAGTCGTCGAGGTCATGGGCCAGGAGGGCACTCCCCCGTACCGCGTCCGTTTCCCGGACGGGCACGAGGCAGTGATGTCCCCCGGCCCCGACTGCCAGGTCCGACACAAGGACTCGGACCGTTAG
- a CDS encoding histidine phosphatase family protein: MQLRVTFVAAARSSPLLAERFDDDRPLDQAGWDEVQRAAQDLVPLAAAELRYCSPTPRSRATGDALGYGPLVQLALRDCDMGRWRGLTLGEAMAREPESVDTWLADPRATPHGGESLLDFVSRVGGWLDTRPVDDGGKIVAVAEPSVIRAALVYALNAPPSTYWNLDVRPLSTTVVTGRKGRWNLRFEGMFPQSARG; encoded by the coding sequence ATGCAACTTCGGGTCACGTTCGTCGCCGCCGCGCGCAGTTCTCCGCTGCTCGCCGAACGCTTCGACGACGACCGGCCGCTGGACCAGGCCGGCTGGGACGAGGTGCAGCGCGCCGCCCAGGATCTGGTGCCGCTGGCGGCGGCCGAGCTGCGCTACTGCTCACCGACGCCCCGCAGCCGGGCCACTGGGGACGCGCTCGGTTACGGGCCGCTCGTTCAACTGGCCCTGCGCGACTGCGACATGGGCCGCTGGCGCGGACTCACCCTGGGTGAGGCGATGGCCCGGGAGCCCGAGTCCGTGGACACCTGGCTCGCCGATCCGCGCGCCACGCCCCACGGCGGTGAGTCGCTGCTGGACTTCGTCTCACGCGTCGGCGGCTGGCTCGACACCCGGCCCGTCGACGACGGAGGCAAGATCGTCGCCGTGGCCGAGCCCTCGGTCATCCGGGCGGCCCTCGTCTACGCCCTGAACGCGCCCCCCTCGACCTACTGGAACCTGGACGTCAGACCGTTGTCCACGACCGTCGTCACGGGCCGCAAGGGCCGCTGGAACCTGCGCTTCGAGGGCATGTTCCCGCAGTCGGCTCGCGGCTAG
- a CDS encoding DUF6314 family protein — MDEFRPVADALLYLAGSWRLERSVRDLAGTDEGTFTGITTFSPLDDGGGRGLLHHESGTFVWQGVARPAERTLHLFPGTAPGTVDVRFADGRPFHDLDLASGRWVTDHPCAADLYRGEFTALDTDRWRTVWRVAGPAKDLVLTTDYTRDRQSF; from the coding sequence ATGGACGAGTTCCGGCCAGTAGCGGACGCCCTGCTGTATCTGGCGGGGAGCTGGCGTCTGGAGCGATCGGTGCGCGATCTCGCAGGCACCGACGAGGGGACTTTCACCGGCATCACGACGTTCAGCCCGCTGGACGACGGAGGCGGGCGCGGCCTGCTGCACCACGAGTCCGGCACCTTCGTGTGGCAGGGCGTCGCCCGTCCCGCCGAGCGCACGCTCCACCTCTTCCCGGGCACCGCGCCGGGCACGGTGGACGTGCGTTTCGCGGACGGCCGCCCCTTCCACGACCTGGACCTGGCCTCGGGCCGCTGGGTCACCGACCATCCCTGCGCGGCCGACCTCTACCGCGGCGAGTTCACGGCCCTCGACACGGACCGCTGGCGGACGGTGTGGCGCGTGGCGGGCCCGGCCAAGGACCTCGTCCTCACCACCGACTACACACGCGACCGGCAGTCCTTCTAG
- a CDS encoding aminotransferase-like domain-containing protein: MQERSSVGELANRLRQELNRYSPGGKLPSSRVLVERFRVSPVTVSRALAQLAAEGLVVTRPGAGAYRAEARPASAPAGDTSWQEVALSADGAADLVPRTVNAAGVVVSLAAPPPGVIEFNGGYLHPSLQPERAMAAALSRAGRRPGAWGRPPLEGLPELREWFARGIGGAVTAAEVLITAGGQAALTTALRALAPPGAPVLVESPTYPGMLAIARAAGLRPVPVPVDADGVRPPLLADAFRATGARVFVCQPLFQNPTGAVLAPQRRAEVLRIAREAGAFVIEDDFVRRLVHEDAAPLPRPLAAEDPDGVVVHVGSLTKATSPSFRVSALAARGPVLERLRAIQIVDTFFVPRPLQEAALELVGSPAWPRHLRAVSTELKTRRDAMTSALLADLPQLSLPHIPSGGYHLWLRLPDGADDSSLVAAALRAGVAITPGRPYFSAEPPAAHVRLSFAAVAGVGEIGEGVRRLRTACDEVF, translated from the coding sequence ATGCAAGAGCGTAGCAGTGTCGGTGAACTGGCGAATCGGCTGCGACAGGAGCTGAACCGCTACTCTCCTGGTGGAAAGCTGCCGTCGAGTCGCGTACTGGTGGAACGCTTCCGGGTGAGCCCGGTGACCGTCTCCCGGGCACTCGCGCAACTGGCCGCCGAGGGTCTGGTCGTGACCCGCCCGGGGGCCGGCGCGTACCGTGCGGAGGCCCGCCCCGCATCCGCTCCGGCCGGCGACACCTCCTGGCAGGAGGTCGCCCTGAGCGCGGACGGCGCCGCCGACCTCGTACCGCGCACGGTGAACGCCGCCGGCGTCGTCGTCTCGCTGGCCGCGCCGCCGCCCGGCGTGATCGAGTTCAACGGCGGCTATCTGCACCCCTCCCTCCAGCCCGAGCGGGCGATGGCGGCGGCGCTGTCGCGAGCCGGACGCCGTCCCGGGGCGTGGGGCCGGCCGCCCCTGGAGGGGCTGCCGGAACTGCGGGAGTGGTTCGCGCGGGGCATCGGCGGTGCCGTCACGGCGGCCGAGGTGCTGATCACGGCCGGCGGTCAGGCCGCCCTGACGACAGCCCTGCGCGCCCTCGCCCCGCCCGGCGCCCCGGTGCTGGTCGAGTCGCCCACCTACCCCGGCATGCTGGCGATCGCCCGCGCGGCCGGCCTGCGCCCGGTCCCGGTCCCCGTGGACGCGGACGGGGTACGCCCGCCCTTGCTGGCCGACGCGTTCCGGGCGACCGGCGCCCGGGTGTTCGTCTGCCAGCCCCTGTTCCAGAACCCGACCGGTGCCGTGCTCGCGCCCCAGCGGCGCGCGGAGGTGCTGAGGATCGCCCGCGAGGCCGGTGCCTTCGTGATCGAGGACGACTTCGTACGGCGGCTGGTGCACGAGGACGCGGCGCCGCTGCCGCGTCCCCTCGCGGCGGAGGACCCCGACGGTGTGGTCGTCCACGTCGGCTCGCTCACCAAGGCGACCTCACCGAGCTTTCGGGTGAGCGCGCTCGCGGCCCGGGGTCCGGTTCTGGAACGGCTGCGCGCCATCCAGATCGTCGACACCTTCTTCGTGCCGAGGCCGTTGCAGGAAGCGGCCCTGGAGCTCGTCGGCTCACCGGCCTGGCCCCGCCATCTCCGCGCGGTGTCGACGGAGTTGAAGACCCGCCGGGACGCCATGACATCCGCGCTGCTGGCCGACCTCCCTCAACTCTCCCTGCCGCACATCCCGTCGGGCGGCTACCACCTCTGGCTGCGCCTCCCCGACGGTGCCGACGACTCCTCCCTTGTCGCCGCCGCACTGCGCGCGGGCGTCGCGATCACCCCCGGCCGTCCCTACTTCAGCGCCGAACCCCCGGCCGCACACGTGCGGTTGAGCTTCGCGGCGGTGGCGGGAGTGGGGGAGATCGGGGAGGGCGTACGGAGGCTGCGTACCGCCTGTGACGAGGTGTTCTGA
- a CDS encoding GNAT family N-acetyltransferase: MSDDVPALPEGYEISVDPARVDVERVHRWLSTDAYWALDRPREKFEDVIAHSLNFGVYAETSGEQVAYARVVTDQGLFAWLCDVYVDPSARGTGIGTAMVREVRDHLGALGVRRVLLATHDAHGVYEKIGFRPLDKPDQWMALHFA, translated from the coding sequence ATGAGCGACGACGTACCGGCCCTCCCCGAGGGCTACGAGATCTCCGTCGACCCCGCCCGGGTCGATGTCGAGCGTGTTCACCGCTGGCTGTCCACCGACGCCTACTGGGCGCTGGACCGGCCCCGGGAGAAGTTCGAGGACGTGATCGCGCACTCGCTCAACTTCGGGGTGTACGCCGAGACCTCGGGGGAGCAGGTGGCGTACGCGCGAGTGGTGACCGACCAGGGGCTCTTCGCGTGGCTGTGCGATGTGTATGTGGACCCCTCGGCGCGGGGTACGGGCATCGGTACGGCGATGGTGCGCGAGGTGCGGGATCACCTCGGGGCGCTCGGGGTGCGCCGCGTCCTGCTCGCCACGCACGACGCGCACGGCGTCTACGAGAAGATCGGATTCCGGCCGCTCGACAAGCCCGATCAGTGGATGGCGCTCCACTTCGCGTGA
- a CDS encoding DMT family transporter — MSAHDSATAPTPIAVSRHAEAQTAPPENSPARRAGTLQAALGVTAFSLTFPATAWGLEGFGPWSLVAVRSVLAAVIAGGCLLALRVRLPAHRHWAGLAVVAAGVVIGFPLLTTLALRTSTTAHAAVVVGLLPLTTALCSALRMGTRPSRTFWAAALAGAAAVLAFTVQQSGGALTSADAYLFGALLICAAGYTEGGRLARVMPGWQVIGWALVLCLPLTAPAAALALSQEPVHLTAHSVLGLLWVAAGSQFLGLVVWYRGMAAIGIPKASQLQLAQPLLTLVWSVLLLGEQLTPAAPLTAAAVLVCIAVTQRARG, encoded by the coding sequence ATGAGTGCACACGATAGCGCTACCGCACCGACTCCGATAGCGGTCAGCAGGCACGCGGAGGCCCAGACAGCTCCCCCTGAGAACTCCCCGGCCCGTCGTGCCGGGACCCTTCAGGCCGCTCTCGGCGTCACCGCCTTCTCGCTCACCTTTCCGGCCACGGCCTGGGGCCTGGAGGGCTTCGGCCCGTGGTCACTGGTCGCCGTGCGGTCCGTTCTGGCGGCGGTCATCGCGGGCGGCTGTCTGCTGGCGCTGCGCGTGCGGCTGCCCGCCCACCGTCACTGGGCGGGGCTCGCGGTCGTCGCCGCCGGAGTCGTCATCGGCTTTCCGCTTCTCACCACGCTCGCCCTCCGGACGTCGACCACCGCGCACGCCGCCGTCGTGGTGGGCCTGCTGCCTCTGACGACGGCCCTCTGCTCGGCGTTGCGCATGGGCACCCGACCCTCTCGCACCTTCTGGGCGGCGGCCCTGGCGGGCGCGGCGGCCGTGCTCGCGTTCACCGTCCAGCAGAGCGGCGGCGCCCTGACCAGCGCCGACGCCTATCTCTTCGGCGCCCTGCTGATCTGCGCGGCCGGCTACACCGAGGGCGGCAGGCTGGCCCGGGTCATGCCGGGCTGGCAGGTCATCGGCTGGGCTTTGGTGCTGTGCCTTCCGCTCACCGCGCCCGCCGCCGCGCTGGCGTTGTCGCAGGAGCCCGTGCATCTCACCGCCCACAGCGTGCTCGGGCTGCTGTGGGTGGCTGCGGGGTCGCAGTTCCTCGGCCTGGTCGTCTGGTACCGGGGCATGGCGGCGATCGGTATTCCGAAGGCCAGCCAGTTGCAGCTCGCGCAGCCCCTGCTCACACTGGTGTGGTCGGTCCTGCTGCTGGGCGAGCAGCTGACTCCGGCCGCTCCGCTGACAGCGGCGGCCGTGCTCGTCTGCATCGCCGTCACCCAGCGGGCCCGCGGCTGA